The sequence ACGAAAAGCTGTGGGCAGGGAACTTCAAATGAGATTTCTAAAGAATACAAGTTCTCCACTACTGCACTTTTGGATGAAAGCCAGCGTTCAAAATGGCCCTGCAAAGATTCGAGCAGCAGTCAGGGGTTTGCACACTCGTATTATTTGCTTTGAAATGAAAGCACATGCGGGAGACTGGAGATGCAGCAGCTTTTATGTTCATCATTTAATGGCTCAGTCAATGCTGCACCTCCAATATTTCCACAGCTGCCTCAGATGTGTCGTAGCTACAGAGGAAGTGTGTGTAGGCTggaagtttgtgtgtgtgtgtgtgtgcgtgcgtgtgcgtgtgtgtgtgtgtgttgaccaCCTTCCATTCAGAGCTGTCCTCCAGTCTGTAGCGTATCTGGTATTTGGCCTGAAACAGGACGTCCTTGAGCTCGGGGGGGCTGGCCCAGTGGACCGTCAGCTGGTCCTCCAGGACGCCGACACGACTCACCTGCACGTTGGCAGGAGGGTCAGTGGTCACTGCGAGAACAAGGACAAGTGATCAAAGTTATTATGCAGCAGATGTTCTGTACAGCAATCAGAGCAAGGATCCACTGCAGAATGTGGCGTTTTGACACTGAGGGCAGAAAGCATCCCACCTCATCACTCTTCATGGTGAGGATGATCCGTGCAGAGCCATACAACTGCATCTCTCCTACTTACAATGTTATATTTAGTCTTTATTTTCCATGAAAAGTCCTGTTTCTTGTGTGCAACAGTCAAtcaacattaattaaaatgatcactgatcatttctttctctttttttgtgtttcttttagtttttttaaattatttattctCTTTCTACCTGACCTTGtttcagaaaaaaagaaaaagtcagTAAGATTTATCATATGCAATAATGTCTGTACCACGGAGAATTGTTATCAAAGTTAGAAAAAAGATAATAAATTACATGAATTTAATTTAAAGTCATACTAGTGCTTTAGGTATTACAAAAAGGAAAGAAGAATGTGTCCCTCATATGCAGCTTTATATTATTCCAATAGGAATGTTCTTTTTGTGATGAATTATACATTTTAGCCAATTTACAACACTGATTAGGGTAAGCTAGGCTTATACTGTACAAGCATGAATTTGAAGTGGACATTATTGGAAGTGTTGGATCCAAATCTGGATTTCACTGCTGCTTCCATTTTGAGCAGTcagtaaaacacattttttatgGTCAAAGCAATATATAATATCCTTCAATAAAAACTATTCCCCCATAAAATTCTCTCACTTTGTGCAGGAGAAAAAGTCCATAGCATACTGTTAATCGGTATATGCACACATTCAGTAAATACTTCCCAGGTGTGCgtgaaagaaatacaaataaattaatcTGTTGACAGAATGAACATGAGGGAATATTGAATACAAGTAGAAACCCCTACCCAATCAGGACAGTTCCACGTTAAAAGCAAGATCATTTAACTCTCAATTCTAATCGAAAAAATTATCTTCCAAAAGTCTGTCACTTTTAGACATTCTTGTACCAAATGTATGGGTTTGTAGCTTGCCATTATATTTCAAATGTACTTTAACTTCCCCTCTTGTAGAGACTGGCTTTGGCTCAGATCAGGCTGTACTTCCTGTGCAGAGCGTGTTGTAACTTCGGTCAGAATTAGACTAAACATTTTACCTCCTGCAATAAAAGTCTGCAAACAAATCAAGTGCTTTgaaggagagaaacacagagggACAGATAAGAGGACGGCAGCACGAGAGACAAAGAAAGAAACGTATTAAAGAAGTTGTAAAAGTGTTTCCTGTCTGTAACCTCCTGCTTTGACATCCTTCACTGGTGCTGCACGGCACTGTCTCTCAGCTTTATTTGTTCTATCGCACTCCGCTCGAGGAAGAAAGGGAACCAAAGCCAGCACAAATAAACCCACAGCTTATTGTTTGTGTTATTGATGCAGTGCTATGCATTATTCATGCTGTACATGTATGGCAGCACTCCTCCTTCTCAATAGCTCAGCAAAGTGTACTGTTCTTCAGTGTGCAGTGAGGATGAATGGAGGGAGCGGATGCCCAGCCAAAGTCAATAAACACTGGTTTCAAAATGTGCTTGAGGCCGCAGCATTGCATAAGCGCTGCAGAATTTGTATACTTCTATCGTTTATACATTATAACCTACAATTCTGGTGAGAGCACTGTGAAGCTTTAGCATGAGAGGCATCAGATGTGCAGTTAACTTTTACAACACAACAGTTTCATTTTTTCCCAGCCTGAACCCATAATGCTGTTACAGAGGCGTGTTGGAGGGAGTGAACCATACAAATAAATCCCCATCCCTCCCCTAAAGAGGTGGGTTAGGAGGGCTGCAGACAAACAAGTGAAACAAAGGAAAAGCAAGAGACAGGAAACAAATTAAAGGTCATCtagtatgcaaaatccacttgttcatgtcttttctacaacaacatgtgtcccctctgtgtaaagagattctgaacgtttcaggaacaaagattctctctctctttgtcctgatccatttctataaaaacctgtctgaaaatgagctgatcagattttggccactttatgatgtcataacgatttttttggcttgtgtagccattagccaatcagcaaccaaggtaacccccccccccccaccttatcacctgaatctcctcctagagcaccattgtgttctttttaaccaaatctctctcagaggggcgtggggagtggctccttattttcatctaaagtaacagacagagaatcagcacttttgaaacagggctgaaacagaggggattatgggacgcTGCAATGATCTGGTATTTGGAGCTAAACACTTCAGagatatgttttgtatatatccgacctataatatattgatgaaaaacagtataataggagacctttaaagaaCAAGAGAGGAAAGGGAGGACAAATCAGTTTCACACGTCCTCAAATGGATCCTCAAGTGCTTACCCACCTACATCGAGGATGTCCAGGGTTGTGATGTCAGAGGTGGCCGAGCCCAGCTGATTGGCTGCCTCCACCCAGATCTCGTACGGGGTGAAGAGGGCGAGGTTGCGGGGGATGTAGCAGGAGTATCGCTGCTTCCCTGTGCTGTAGATTGCACACTCCTTCTCTCTGCCATACCACCTGCacagaaacaaaaacacaatgacCAAAATAAACTGCGATGTAGGTAGACTGAGTATATTTAACACAAGTGAAGCAACACACTGCAGCCTCTGAGCAAAGTGTGTGTGGCAGATGATAAACTGTACGCGGAACTAAAGCATGTATTGCTAGTCTACCTGAGTGCTGTGGGGCGAGGTGATCACCTGTGAGCTGCAGCAGGTCTGGGGCGCTCACCTCAATTTGTACTTGAGGGTGTATTTGGTTCGGACGTGGGTCTCACCCCGACCCCCCGGGCTCCACCTGCAGCTCAGGTCCTTCGTGTTGCGGGACCAACACGTTAGATTTACAGGCTTTTCTGGAGGCCCTGGTGGGAAACAAAGTACAATGAATGTTTTATTTGAAAAAAAGGCAGGAAAGGCAAAAATACGAGCCTAGTGTTAAACAAGAGAAAACTGAGTAAGGCCAATTCCGCTCCATTCATTCAGCTGATGAACTAATCAAGCATTACAGAAAGGtatgaaaaaaaaggttttatatAGAACTAAAAACAAAGAGTTGGAAAGCAGCAACCAAGGTTTTCATATCAAGGTTCACCAATTAGATTCTGTCAACAAGAAGCTCTGACTCTTAAAGTCATTAATCAGCATTTTGTATAAAATCTATTAATTACATTTAGTTTAAGGTGGAGTGACACCAGTTAGGAGCAAAACAATATTTAAAGTAAACAAGAATTTTAATAGAATTAGAGTATGTTTGCAAGCACATGTGTAATACATTGTTCATTACATCATAGACACACTACCAGCCCCTCAAagcaaagaaaacaaagaaaatgggaCAAAACAACATTACTTCCTTTTTTGGATAATGTTTGTAttcatatgttttaaaaagggcatttcatttcattacatAACATACTCCTACCACATCCTAAAAGCACTGTGCCAGCCTCCTGACTGTGCATTTTAACAAGCCATTTCCATAAAGCTCTGCGCAGACAGAATCCTTCACTTACTGCCCACATAGAGACAGGAGCCGGCCAGGACGTGTCCATCTGCTCCGTGACACACCAGGTTGTCTCCGGACTGCTGCTGGGAGCCGTTGAGGTTGTGCAGCGTGACGCTCAGGGTGTCGGGGCTCAGCACGCTGTAGCTGCTGCTGCACACACTCAGCCCGTTCAGGGTCCAGAACAGAGAGCCGGCCTGCAGACCCAGCCCCGGGGCCAGTGTGCAGGTGGCCGTCAGGCTGGAGCCGATCGGCAGCACGGGGTCCTGAGGGGAGATCACTGCCACATCTAAGGGAGGACACACACATGTATGGTATTCAAATGCTCCTTGTTTACATTCTCAaggtttcaaggcttttattgtcattgtgtgcatacagtagctacagtgtagttatgacaatcttaggtcacaggctcctccaacagtgcaacactataaaacagataaaatagtgcaagtgaataaaataaaatataatagaaacagaatataatagaaactgtgcagaatagtctattggaatatatgatatacagtggggcaaaaaagtatttagtcagccaccaattgtgcaagttctcccacttaaaaagatgagaggcctgtaattttcatcctaggtatacctcaactatgagagacagaatgagaaagaaaaaaaaaaaaaatccagaaaatcacattgtctgatttttaaagaatgtatttgcaaattatggtggaaaataagtatttggtcaataacaaaagttaatctcaatactttgttatataccctttgttggcaatgacagaggtcaaacgttttctgtaagtcttcacaaggttttcacacactgttgctggtattttggcccattcctccatgcagatctcctctagagcagtgatgttttggggctgtcgctgggcaacacggacgttcaactccctccaaagattttctatggggttgagatctggagactggctaggccactccaggaccttgaaatgcttcttacggagccactcctttgttgcccgggcggtgtgtttgggatcattgtcatgctgaaagacccagccacgtttcatcttcaatgcccttgctgatggaaggaggttgtcactcaaaatctcacgatacatggccccattcattctttcctttacacggatcagtcgtcctggtccctttgcagaaaaacagccccaaaacatgatgtttccacccccatgtttcacagtaggtgttctttggatgcattcagcattctttctcctccaaacacgtctagttgagtttttaccaaaaagttctattttggtttcatctgaccatatgacattctcccaatcctcttctggatcatctaaatgctctctagcaaacttcagacgggcctggacatgtactggcttaagcaaggggacacgtctggcactgcaggatttgagtccctggcggtgtagtgtgttactgatggtagcctttgttactttggtcccagctctctgcaggtcattgactcggtccccccgtgtggttctgggatttttgctcaccgttcttgtgatcattttgaccccacggggtgagatcttgcgtggagccccagatcgagggagattatcagtggtcttgtatgtcttccattttctaataattgctcccacagttgatttcttcacaccaagctgcttacatattgcagattcagtcttcccagcctggtgcaggtctaccattttgtttctggtgtcctttgacagctctttggtcttggccatagtggagtttggagtgtgactgtttgaggttgtggactggtgtcttttatactgataacgagttcaaacaggtgccattaatacagttaacgagtggaggacagaggaggctcttaaagaagaagttacaggtctgtgagagccatgaaatcttgtttgtttgtaggtgaccaaatacttattttaccgaggaatttaccaattaattcattaaaaatcctacaatgtgatttcctggattctttccccccattctgtctctcacagttgaagtgtacctaggatgaaaattacaggcctctcatctttttaaatgggagaacttgcacaattggtggctgactaaatacttttttgccccactgtatgcgagttgcaaacagatgaatgttatgtatgttctttcaaaagttcaggtgtttaacagttttAACActctcaaggttctttattgtcaaactaacatgGCTACAGAGTAATTGTGTCATtgacaatcttaggtcacaggcttctccgaCAATGCatcacaataatacagataagcagacaatattaaaatatactatattaaaagtaatacaacaagataaatagtttaaaaaaaaagtggaatagtgcaatacgagtctatatacaagttattggTATTACTCTGTGCGACACTTTGTGTTATCTTGCTGAAGGTCATTGAAAGTTACCAAAGATATCTGTTGTTGTATGCCTACAAAGACAATAAAAGGTCTTACGTCTTTAATTGCCATGCTTTCATTGAACTCCACTTATTTAAAATGTCCAGTTTCCAGAGCCAAAAGGAGATGAGACAATCCAAAAGACACACATcttacaataatatatatacaacTAGGAAAAGCTGATAATGATAACACATTTCAGAGACTGAAAGCTGCAGACATATTGCATTTTTTATTTGATGACTGAAATGATGAATTAATGACAAACTGAATTATCTTGTTGAATCAATTAATTGGACTATATTATTAAATGgaatttatttttgttgtttctCTCATTTCACATCTCTGTTGATGTGTTTGCAGCCTGTCCAGAAGACAAATACCTGTTCATGATTGATTCTGCTTCCACCCTTTTTCTTGTAAAGGTCACCCAAAGCCAAAATAAACGGCTCACTTTCTAATATTGTTTTTCCGACAGAAACACAATGCATTTTAATTTGAGTTTTTAAGCCCTCTCAACCTTTAATCTTCATTGATTTGACACTCCATAATAGCTTGCACTATATTCCGGGTAGCTATTATTCTGTAAAGTTTGATTTGTTAAAGCATTAAACACACAGTGTGCCCAAATCTGTTGCCAGCAGTAAGAAACATTGTGTGAGGAGAGGGAGTGCGGCAGCAGCACTGCAGCACCACAGAGAGCAGGAGCTCAGCACATATTTATGACCCGGTAATGAAGTGGATTTATGGAGCCTCAGTGGGATCACTCAGAAAGGTCATCCTGTTGTCGATTAAATCCTTGAATACTTTTCCATACCACGACCCTGCATAGACTTTAAGTTTTCGTTTATGATTGATGCCCCTGAGAAACCCTCTGCTCTCAATGTTACCAATGGGCTCCTTCTTCTCAGAGATATCAGGGGTAATGTGTATGATGCTCCAGGTGGGCGGTGGACAAGCTTTCCAACATATGTGCCACTGTGCTGTATCTGCATAAAGTAAGAGTGGTGACTGACCTTTGGGTCTCAGTGGGATTCAATATCAAACATGATGTAAGGTATAATATATACATGAACAATTACAAACATGCatgtgttttcatgtttttttcacCACATATACAGAAGCTATTTGCAGTTGTTTATCTCAGTCTTATGATTATAAACATCTGCATGATAGTGACTCGGCATTTCCTTCATGCAACAGCGCTAATGAACAATGTTGATTTCAATTTGTCTCCTCAGCTCCATCACCATCATGCCTAATACGTGTTGTTCTTAGTCTAATCCACAATTAGGGAAACAATCAGCTAATCCTTACTCTCATTTACATGTGTTGTCACTGGATCtggattttgttttttttataaagctATAATTTGTGTTAACACTGTGTCATTAGTTGGTTACAATGCAATCTCTTGAACACATTTTCGCCAATAAATAAGCAACAGGGTTGATTAATTTGATGGTCATGAGACAATAAACATTTGTCTTTTTATTAGAAGCCAAAGAAGGTAGCTTTAGCTCTCCCTATAAATATTTCTGTTTGAATTTAATCACTGTATAGAAATGGGATTTTCCTAAAAGAGCCCTAATTTAATAGCAAATATTAGTGTTttgcacatatatatatatattgctgatTGATAACAATAATTTGCAGAAGCCAAATATTGATACGGATGTTTGCAGTGatttataaaatgtttttatgacatGAATTGTCTGCCAGAGAGCACTGAGAAGTTTATTGAAATTGCAAAAATATTCAGCTATTATCCAGATAATAATAACACTAACATCATATTGGTATTCTATTAACTGCCTAACTAGAAATAGTGGTCTCAAAATGTCATTAGATCAGACTTTAATTATTGCAATAACGTGTTGTGAAAGTTTCTTGATTTGATTGGTAATTCAATCGTAACATTATACAAAAGatgatgtttttgttttgtaattttAACCATGAACACTTTCTCTACTATTTTCCATAAACATTTAGTAAATAAAGATATCAATATCGCAaaataaaatgacaaattataaGATAATTGCCATCTAATACGCATTGGCCGTTCTTGTGTGGTTGCCAATTATAATTATATCTGGTGGGTATTTATTGCATCTAGCCATGTTAAAATTGTGAAAAAAGTTACCCTTATTTGTGCTAGTTTTATTAAGTTGAGGTAAATGTTGTTTTGTTGGTTAGGAGCCTCCATACAGCAGCTCCCTCTGGGAAACCTTGATTACTTTATAGCTGACTGTTGCTTTAAGTCGACACGGTTAACCTCCCATACCCTGAGGTGAGCACCGACTGAAACGCGGTAATGTCCGGTAGCGTGTATGACGGTTTAGTAAAGTTTGGTACTTACGCGTCGAGGACAGCAGCTCATGTGGAACTAGCATGAGCAGAAACATGAAGGAAAACATGCTTCTTTCAGTAACTTGTTTTCCCTTTCGGTTCTTTCCGAGTTCCGAGCTGACAGCGGGGGGAAGTTGGAGGATGAAGCCGGTTAGAGGCACTCTCAGCGGCTCTTCTCAGACCAAATGTCGGCTCTTCACTGGAAGTCTGGAGAGGACAGTGAGTGCAGGCAGGCTGCAGGAGACACGAGGTTTGCTTCCTTTTAACTTCTTTGACTCTCCTGCGGCTGCTGCTGTAACACTATGTTACTCCTCCCTTGTTTTCCCCCTCAGTCACACAAGTCATTAGtgctacacgcacacacaaatacctaatacacacacacacacacacacacacacacacacacacacacacacacacacacacacacacacacacacacacacacacacacacacacacacacacacacacacacacacacacacacacacacacacacacacacacacacacacacaggttgggTTTCCAGGTTGTTTTACAAGAGACTAAGTAGTGTGTAAACTTGTACAATAAAATGATAGGGTCTTTATTCAACAAGGGTCATGCATAACAATAcattatctatctatctatctatctatctatctatctatctatctatctatctatctatctatctatatcagagactgcactgacctcaccaccttcaacacacttacaaaaactcacctcttcaatctggcttttaatgtgtgattgtttttgtattatttgactttaactatatatttatttgttgttcctttattttattttatcttcactatacatgtaaagcgtctttgagcacctgtaaaagtgctaacaaattaaatctattattattattatgattattatctatctatctatctctatcgAGCTTAGCTATATTTACTAAAGAACTGTACTTAGAGTACAGTAAAGGAAATGTAAGGGCCTACTTACCATTTTATGCTTATACTTACATTTCTTACATCCACTTAATTACATTAAGTTTGTACACGCATACCTAAATGATGTGTATAGGGTACAAATAATGAACTACTACTATACTTCAATTCGATAATCTTTATTGTTATTGAACGAATCGGAATTAGCTTGACTTCTTAGGAAATTGCATATTTCGCTTATATCAAAAATAATCCAATACATTATTAATATGTCGTTTTACTTCATCCCGCATTTGCTCCTGTTGGTAATGTCCACAGTAATGACatttacatgtctaatatgtgtaatatgtaattgtaaagcgctttgagcatctgtaAAAGCATAACAAATgttatgcattattattattattgttatgccTTTTATTTTTAACTGACTGTTTTCACTGAATCTGAAACAAGGATTTAGAATATTCCTATAATGTGCACAATATTAGATTAAATTACTTCATTGATCACAATTTGGGAAATAGTTTTGTCACAGCCGCAACACTTGAATGCATCAACCAACAAAACAACTTGTTTCGTCCGTTTTTGCTCTATAGGGTTACGTATGTTGTGTAAGGGAAGGTCTTTGTATTGTATCATCTTATAACATATTGTTTAAATagtatttaaagaccaaatcAATAAACACATACAATATAGTTTGAACAGTTAAGCTAATCTATCCTCATCTCTTTTAT is a genomic window of Pseudochaenichthys georgianus chromosome 4, fPseGeo1.2, whole genome shotgun sequence containing:
- the crlf1b gene encoding cytokine receptor-like factor 1b, producing the protein MFSFMFLLMLVPHELLSSTHVAVISPQDPVLPIGSSLTATCTLAPGLGLQAGSLFWTLNGLSVCSSSYSVLSPDTLSVTLHNLNGSQQQSGDNLVCHGADGHVLAGSCLYVGRPPEKPVNLTCWSRNTKDLSCRWSPGGRGETHVRTKYTLKYKLRWYGREKECAIYSTGKQRYSCYIPRNLALFTPYEIWVEAANQLGSATSDITTLDILDVVTTDPPANVQVSRVGVLEDQLTVHWASPPELKDVLFQAKYQIRYRLEDSSEWKVVDDVGNQTSCRLAGLRPGTVYFVQVRCNPVGIYGSRKPGIWSDWSHPAAASTPISERLQSGSCDPKPGEQNSTLRRELKQFFGWVRKHASGCSGMSIKLYDQWRVWLQKTHKTRNKILQDDNS